In Astyanax mexicanus isolate ESR-SI-001 chromosome 17, AstMex3_surface, whole genome shotgun sequence, a single window of DNA contains:
- the slc7a3a gene encoding cationic amino acid transporter 3a, producing MVDKIASVGRMLLRRRVLDCSGEETRFARCLSTLDLVALGVGSTLGAGVYVLAGEVAREKAGPAIVLCFLVAALSSMLAGLCYAEFGARVPKTGSAYLYSYVTVGEIWAFITGWNLILSYVIGTASVARAWSSTFDNLVEQKISSFFKSAMAIKVPGNVLAEYPDLFALILILLLSGLLAFGVSESALVNKIFTGVNLVVLGFVIISGFVKGNTENWNLTLNDFINDTNITTPEVVEKSFGTGGFAPFGFSGILSGAATCFYAFVGFDCIATTSEEAKNPMRSIPVGIVASLLICFFAYFGVSAALTLMMPYYKLNTQSPLPEAFSYVGWAPARYIVAVGSLCALSTSLLGSMFPMPRVIYAMAEDGLLFRALSRMNKRTKTPLLATVASGFVAALMAFLFDLAALVDLMSIGTLLAYSLVAVCVLILRYQPGTLNCSSQSEKLVELVGGEKVAVSGDSGDEYGLDSEDHIPREKFSAKLLLVPSRDVPTKMSGTIVYATTAIISVLITLLCVVLAVNLEELMSGHPIWLTVCVILALLCFFCVIVIWRQPESKEALTFKVPLLPWLPLFSIFVNIYLMMQLDLATWCRFAVWMAIGFLIYFCYGIRNSTEALNSAQRKYGASTKTKSPIYLGGDESEVEGISP from the exons ATGGTGGATAAAATAGCCTCCGTGGGACGCATGCTGCTGCGTCGCCGGGTTCTAGACTGCTCGGGGGAGGAGACCCGCTTTGCCCGCTGCTTGTCCACACTTGACCTGGTAGCCCTGGGAGTGGGGTCCACGCTCGGAGCCGGGGTGTACGTTTTAGCAGGAGAAGTGGCAAGAGAGAAAGCAGGACCTGCTATTGTACTCTGCTTCCTGGTGGCAGCCCTCTCGTCTATGCTGGCAGGGCTTTGCTATGCAGAGTTTGGAGCTCGAGTCCCTAAGACAGGCTCGGCATACCTGTACAGCTACGTTACAGTGGGAGAAATCTGGGCCTTCATCACTGGCTGGAATCTCATTCTCTCCTATGTCATTG GTACAGCCAGTGTGGCTCGAGCTTGGAGTTCCACCTTTGATAACCTGGTAGAGCAGAAGATTTCCAGCTTCTTCAAATCTGCCATGGCCATAAAGGTTCCAGGCAATGTGCTTGCTGAGTATCCAGACCTGTTCGCCCTCATTCTCATCCTTCTGCTGAGTG GACTCCTTGCATTTGGTGTGAGCGAATCTGCACTGGTGAACAAGATCTTCACTGGGGTCAACCTGGTGGTTCTGGGCTTTGTCATCATCTCTGGTTTTGTGAAGGGCAATACAGAAAACTGGAACCTCACTCTCAATGATTTTATAAATGATACCAACATCACTACACCAGA GGTGGTGGAAAAATCATTTGGCACTGGAGGCTTCGCACCATTTGGCTTCAGTGGCATCCTGTCTGGTGCTGCCACCTGTTTCTATGCCTTTGTGGGTTTCGACTGCATTGCCACCACAA GTGAGGAAGCTAAGAATCCAATGCGGTCCATTCCAGTGGGGATTGTGGCATCTCTGCTCATCTGCTTCTTTGCTTATTTTGGTGTGTCTGCTGCTCTCACGCTCATGATGCCCTATTACAAGCTCAACACTCAGAGCCCTCTGCCTGAGGCCTTCAGTTATGTTGGTTGGGCCCCAGCCCGTTATATTGTGGCTGTTGGTTCGCTCTGCGCCCTTTCTACCAG TCTTTTGGGCTCCATGTTCCCGATGCCACGAGTGATCTATGCCATGGCGGAGGACGGGCTGCTGTTTCGTGCACTCTCCAGAATGAATAAGCGCACCAAAACTCCACTGCTGGCCACTGTGGCGTCTGGCTTTGTAGCAG CACTTATGGCCTTCCTTTTCGACCTGGCAGCCCTGGTTGACCTCATGTCTATCGGAACCTTACTGGCATACTCTCTGGTCGCTGTGTGTGTGCTCATTCTCAG GTACCAGCCAGGCACCCTGAACTGCTCCAGTCAGAGTGAGAAGCTGGTGGAGCTGGTGGGTGGAGAGAAGGTGGCTGTTTCTGGAGACAGTGGAGATGAATATGGCCTGGATTCAGAGGATCATATTCCGAGGGAGAAGTTTTCTGCCAAACTGCTCTTGGTTCCCTCCAGGGACGTTCCAACCAAGATGTCTGGAACCATTGTCTATGCCACAACAGCTATTATAT CGGTGCTGATTACTTTGCTGTGTGTGGTGCTGGCTGTGAATCTAGAAGAGCTGATGTCTGGCCATCCCATATGGTTGACTGTGTGTGTCATTCTGGCATTGCTCTGCTTCTTCTGTGTCATCGTCATCTGGAGGCAGCCTGAGAGCAAGGAGGCTCTCACCTTCAAG GTGCCTTTGCTGCCTTGGCTGCCTCTGTTCAGTATTTTTGTCAACATCTACCTCATGATGCAGCTGGACCTGGCCACATGGTGTCGATTTGCAGTGTGGATGGCCATTG